In Paenibacillus sonchi, the genomic stretch CAAATTCTTTTCCGGCTTCTTTTTATTGCTGTCTAATTCTCTTGGCTTCCCCGTTTAGGGTGGTAATATTATACACTCCGGGGTAATGGGGCAAAATGTGAATAGTCGCAGCTTTGCAACCATTTTGTTTGTAGCCGCAAGGCTAAATGTTGTACAATAAAGGCTAAATGACTTTTTGAAGGATGGATAAAAGATGTATATAGCAAGTGATTGGAAGGACTACGAGGTCATCGATACCGGAGGCGGAGAAAAGCTGGAGCGCTGGGGAGACATTATTCTCCGCCGGCCTGACCCGCAAATCATCTGGCCGCTGGCCCATGAGACGGCAAAATGGCGCGATGTGCATGGACACTACCACCGCAGCTCCGCCGGAGGCGGGCAATGGGAAATGAAGAAAACCATTCCCGACAACTGGAAAATCAGCTATGGCAAGCTGAAATTCCATCTGCGCCCGACCAACTTCAAGCATACCGGCCTATTCCCCGAGCAGGCGGCCAACTGGCGCTGGATGATGGACAAGATCGCTGAAGCGGGACGTCCGGTTTCCGTGCTCAATCTTTTTGCTTATACGGGCGGCGCTACTGTCGCAGCAGCCAGCGCAGGAGCTTCTGTTGTTCACGTGGATGCCGCCAAAGGCATGGTTCAATGGGCGAAGGAAAATGTGCAGCTCTCCGGTCTGGCTGAACGTCCGGTCCGCTTCATTACCGACGATGTTTTCAAATTCGTACAGCGTGAGCAGCGCCGCGGCAGCAAGTATGACGCAATCATCATGGACCCGCCTTCCTACGGCAGAGGACCCGGCGGTGAAATGTGGAAATTGGAAGCGAGCCTGTATCCGTTCCTGGAGAGCTGCCTGGAAATTATGAGCGACCGGCCGCTGTTCATGCTCATCAACTCCTACACCACCGGCATTTCGCCAACAGTGCTCCGCAACATGCTCTCGATGACGATGGGCAAGCGTTATGGCGGCAAGCTCACCTCCGGTGAAATCGGCCTGCCGATTACCGCCTCCGGGATGAATCTGCCCTGCGGAATTTTGGGCCGCTGGGAGGCGTAAGCCATGTCAGGAATGATACCCGGTGCAGCCGGGGATTCCGGCAGCGGAAGCTCCCGGTTCGAAATCCTGTACGAAGACAACCATTTGCTCGGCATTGTGAAGCCCGTTAATATTCCTGTGCAGGAGGACGCTACTGGAGATCCCGACCTGCTCAGCCTGCTGAAGGAAGATGTGAAGGAACGCTTCCATAAACCGGGCAATGTCTACATGGGTCTGGTCCATCGGCTGGACCGGCCGGTTGGCGGGGCGATGATTTTTGCCAAGACCTCCAAAGCCGCTTCCCGGCTGTCCGAGAGCGTCCGTTCCCATAGCTTCCACAAAGTATATTTGACTGTGGTTCATGGCAAACCTCCGGCCGCGCAGGGCCGTCTGGTCCACACGCTGCTGAAGGATGCCAAGACCAACACGGTCACGATTGTCCGCAAAGGCACACCCGGCGGCAAGGAGGCCATTCTGGATTATACGGTGATCGGCAGCGCCGAAG encodes the following:
- a CDS encoding class I SAM-dependent methyltransferase → MYIASDWKDYEVIDTGGGEKLERWGDIILRRPDPQIIWPLAHETAKWRDVHGHYHRSSAGGGQWEMKKTIPDNWKISYGKLKFHLRPTNFKHTGLFPEQAANWRWMMDKIAEAGRPVSVLNLFAYTGGATVAAASAGASVVHVDAAKGMVQWAKENVQLSGLAERPVRFITDDVFKFVQREQRRGSKYDAIIMDPPSYGRGPGGEMWKLEASLYPFLESCLEIMSDRPLFMLINSYTTGISPTVLRNMLSMTMGKRYGGKLTSGEIGLPITASGMNLPCGILGRWEA
- a CDS encoding RluA family pseudouridine synthase — encoded protein: MIPGAAGDSGSGSSRFEILYEDNHLLGIVKPVNIPVQEDATGDPDLLSLLKEDVKERFHKPGNVYMGLVHRLDRPVGGAMIFAKTSKAASRLSESVRSHSFHKVYLTVVHGKPPAAQGRLVHTLLKDAKTNTVTIVRKGTPGGKEAILDYTVIGSAEGYSLLKIDLLTGRSHQIRVQLSGIRCPLYGDQKYGAAVNKPGQQIALWSAVVGFPHPVTKEEIELISLPPQTHPWSLWSQHIQKQAIL